A single window of Kitasatospora sp. HUAS MG31 DNA harbors:
- a CDS encoding NTPase — protein sequence MPTRILIEGRPGTGKTTAARRLAGLLRSREVTGFTTAEIRQHGTRVGFALETLAGERAVLAHVDLPGPPRVGRYGVDLGVMERLALPALESAGARPSAGRRAVVLIDELGRMELACSPFREAVRAVFDAEVDVVATVHAHHDPFTDALKRRTDVVLVHLTPVNRDTLAERLAALLEES from the coding sequence ATGCCGACGAGAATTCTGATCGAGGGACGCCCCGGCACGGGAAAGACCACCGCTGCCCGCCGGCTGGCCGGGCTGCTGCGCTCCCGTGAGGTCACCGGCTTCACCACGGCGGAGATCCGGCAGCACGGCACACGCGTCGGCTTCGCGCTGGAGACCCTGGCGGGCGAGCGCGCCGTACTGGCCCATGTCGACCTTCCCGGCCCACCCCGGGTCGGACGGTACGGTGTCGACCTCGGTGTCATGGAGCGGCTGGCGCTGCCCGCGCTGGAATCTGCCGGGGCGCGGCCGTCCGCCGGGCGGCGCGCGGTCGTACTCATCGACGAACTCGGGCGGATGGAACTGGCCTGTTCGCCCTTCCGGGAAGCCGTCCGCGCCGTGTTCGACGCCGAGGTCGATGTCGTCGCCACCGTCCACGCCCACCACGACCCGTTCACCGACGCTCTCAAACGGCGCACCGATGTCGTCCTCGTCCATCTCACTCCTGTGAACCGGGACACCCTCGCCGAGCGGCTTGCGGCCCTCCTGGAGGAGTCGTGA
- a CDS encoding DUF2267 domain-containing protein, translating into MTRYRHLLQQVRNLGRYTTDDEAERVLTAVLALLGSQLTGDERCDLAAALPERARAVFAAQIPLPHPVAAPAFIETLAHTLGTSLTAARWDASSVLATLTTLTDPHLTDRILAHLPRGYAPLFGRAELAAVA; encoded by the coding sequence ATGACCCGCTACCGCCACCTCCTCCAGCAGGTCCGCAACCTCGGCCGCTACACCACCGACGACGAAGCCGAACGCGTCCTTACCGCCGTCCTGGCCCTCCTCGGCTCCCAACTCACCGGCGACGAACGCTGCGACCTCGCCGCCGCCCTACCCGAACGGGCCCGGGCCGTCTTCGCCGCCCAGATCCCCCTGCCCCACCCCGTCGCCGCACCCGCCTTCATCGAAACCCTCGCCCACACCCTGGGCACCAGCCTCACCGCCGCCCGCTGGGACGCCTCCTCCGTCCTGGCCACCCTCACCACCCTCACCGACCCCCACCTCACCGACCGCATCCTCGCCCACCTGCCCCGCGGCTACGCCCCGCTGTTCGGCCGCGCCGAACTGGCCGCCGTCGCCTGA
- a CDS encoding DUF2267 domain-containing protein: MTLRWEAFLEEVQERGEYDTPQEAERAARVVLALLGAHLVGDVRAELAARLPETMALILLNPLPAAEPLSPERFVRATAAWIEGATETTGLWDIGAVLSTVADAAGDDLTGRVLLQLPPGYDLLFGRPTAGTRP; encoded by the coding sequence GTGACTCTTCGATGGGAGGCGTTCCTGGAAGAGGTCCAGGAGCGCGGTGAGTACGACACCCCGCAGGAGGCCGAGCGCGCGGCCCGGGTCGTCCTGGCCCTGCTCGGCGCCCACCTGGTCGGCGACGTGCGCGCGGAACTGGCCGCCCGCCTGCCGGAGACCATGGCCCTGATCCTGCTCAACCCCTTGCCGGCCGCCGAGCCGCTCAGCCCGGAACGCTTCGTGCGCGCAACCGCCGCTTGGATCGAGGGCGCCACCGAAACAACCGGCCTGTGGGACATCGGCGCCGTCCTGTCCACGGTGGCCGACGCCGCCGGCGACGACCTCACCGGGCGCGTCCTGCTCCAACTGCCGCCCGGCTACGACCTGCTGTTCGGCCGCCCGACCGCAGGGACACGACCCTGA
- a CDS encoding STAS domain-containing protein, with amino-acid sequence MNGQSNQPVIVRANGEIDLDTAPALRRALATALESHREVVLDLSEVTFMDCAGLGALVRARNQADRSGRRLVLRGAGRCVVRLLKLTGLHRRLAVEP; translated from the coding sequence ATGAACGGCCAGAGCAACCAACCCGTCATCGTGCGGGCGAACGGCGAGATCGACCTCGACACCGCCCCCGCCCTGCGCCGTGCTCTGGCCACCGCGCTCGAGTCGCACCGGGAGGTGGTGCTCGATCTGTCGGAGGTGACGTTCATGGACTGCGCGGGCCTGGGCGCCCTCGTCCGGGCCCGCAACCAGGCCGACCGCAGCGGCAGGCGCCTGGTCCTGCGCGGGGCCGGCCGCTGCGTCGTACGGCTGCTGAAGCTCACAGGTCTGCACCGGCGCTTGGCCGTCGAACCCTGA
- a CDS encoding Hsp20/alpha crystallin family protein: MLLRTDPFRELDRLTQQFLGNTGTWSRPAPMPLDAYRAGDEYVICFDLPGVDPEAIDIDVERNMVTVKAERRPRQEGEGVKWELSERPLGVFSRQVMLSDTLDPAGITADYDAGVLTLKIPVAEKAKPRKVAISHSGDRKQIRA, from the coding sequence ATGCTGCTGCGCACTGACCCGTTCCGCGAGCTGGACCGTCTGACCCAGCAGTTCCTGGGCAACACGGGGACCTGGTCGCGTCCGGCACCGATGCCGCTGGACGCCTACCGGGCCGGCGACGAGTACGTGATCTGCTTCGACCTGCCGGGGGTGGACCCGGAGGCGATCGACATCGACGTCGAGCGGAACATGGTGACCGTCAAGGCCGAGCGCCGCCCGCGCCAGGAAGGCGAGGGCGTGAAGTGGGAGCTGTCCGAGCGCCCACTCGGCGTGTTCTCCCGCCAGGTCATGCTCTCCGACACCCTCGACCCCGCCGGGATCACCGCCGACTACGACGCCGGCGTGCTGACCCTGAAGATCCCGGTCGCCGAGAAGGCCAAGCCCCGCAAGGTCGCGATCAGCCACAGCGGCGACCGCAAGCAGATCCGGGCCTGA
- a CDS encoding polyprenyl synthetase family protein produces MTEHLHRTALTRPTALESMERCRELVDPALRRTVHGLHRDVRDVAAYAFGWCDLDGTARAAGGGKGLRPALALLTAEAVGGRPEAAVPGAVAVELVHVFSLLHDDIMDGDEQRRHRETAWKAFGVGRALLAGDALLALALAALTENVGHLPPNAVTAATALLADTLVELVNGQAADAAFELRPWTGPRAVTVHEYTGMAAGKTGALLGCAAGLGALLAGAPAPTVAAMTRMGRDLGTAFQAVDDLLGIWGDPAVTGKPVFNDLRRRKKTLPLIHALSAGALGQEIAELLDRPLDTADAEWTLHRTAALIRKADGDTQTAAQARRDLDRAVAALGTVTTHPGAASDLVALAEFVADRRH; encoded by the coding sequence ATGACCGAGCACCTGCACCGGACGGCCCTGACCCGGCCCACCGCACTCGAGTCCATGGAACGCTGCCGGGAACTGGTCGACCCGGCCCTGCGCAGGACCGTCCACGGGCTCCACCGCGACGTTCGCGACGTGGCAGCGTACGCGTTCGGCTGGTGCGACCTCGACGGGACAGCGCGCGCGGCCGGCGGCGGGAAGGGCCTGCGACCCGCCCTCGCCCTGCTGACGGCCGAGGCCGTGGGAGGTCGGCCCGAGGCGGCCGTGCCCGGTGCCGTGGCCGTCGAACTCGTGCACGTGTTCTCTCTGTTGCACGACGACATCATGGACGGCGACGAGCAGCGAAGACACCGGGAAACCGCGTGGAAGGCGTTCGGGGTGGGGCGAGCGCTGCTGGCCGGAGACGCCCTGTTGGCCCTCGCGCTGGCGGCCCTGACCGAGAACGTCGGCCACCTGCCCCCGAACGCCGTCACCGCCGCGACCGCGCTGCTGGCGGACACCCTTGTCGAGCTGGTCAACGGACAGGCGGCCGACGCCGCCTTCGAACTCCGGCCGTGGACCGGACCCCGAGCAGTCACGGTCCACGAGTACACCGGCATGGCGGCGGGCAAGACCGGGGCCCTGCTGGGCTGCGCGGCGGGGCTCGGCGCCCTGCTGGCCGGCGCTCCCGCGCCGACGGTGGCCGCCATGACCCGGATGGGCCGCGACCTCGGCACCGCCTTCCAGGCCGTGGACGACCTGCTGGGGATCTGGGGTGACCCCGCCGTGACGGGCAAGCCCGTCTTCAATGACCTGCGGCGGCGCAAGAAGACCCTCCCGCTGATCCACGCACTGTCCGCCGGCGCGCTCGGACAGGAGATCGCCGAGCTGTTGGACCGCCCCCTGGACACCGCGGATGCCGAGTGGACCCTGCACCGGACCGCCGCCCTGATCCGGAAGGCCGACGGTGACACCCAGACCGCCGCTCAGGCCCGGCGCGACCTCGACCGCGCCGTGGCGGCGCTCGGCACCGTGACCACGCACCCCGGTGCCGCCTCGGACCTCGTCGCGCTCGCCGAGTTCGTCGCCGACCGCCGCCACTGA
- the uppS gene encoding polyprenyl diphosphate synthase produces the protein MEVSRFLRNPITVDRRGPEADGTPVPPGLPPITTPEESRRRREPEAPAQVAELRHLAFIVDGNRTWAKARGLSTREGHRAGGNKILEVLDWCEDYGIRTVTFWALSVANLDRPAAQLDPLLAVIEDGMNYLADTDRWAVNPIGAFDLLPPRTARAMRAVKERSAQSAGMRVNVAVGYGGRQELVDAVRRSVAELAARGLGAEEIAGALDEQAIARHLYTSGQPDPDLVIRTSGAQRLSGFMPWQGFQSELYFCSALWPDLTRDDFDAALESYRLRSRTRGV, from the coding sequence ATGGAGGTCAGCCGCTTCCTGCGCAACCCGATCACCGTCGACCGGAGGGGACCGGAGGCGGACGGAACGCCCGTGCCGCCCGGCCTTCCTCCCATCACCACGCCCGAGGAGTCGCGGCGGCGTCGCGAGCCGGAGGCGCCCGCTCAGGTGGCCGAGCTGCGGCACCTGGCCTTCATCGTGGACGGCAATCGGACCTGGGCGAAGGCGCGCGGCCTGAGCACCAGGGAAGGCCACCGGGCCGGCGGCAACAAGATCCTCGAGGTTCTCGACTGGTGTGAGGACTACGGCATCCGGACCGTGACATTCTGGGCGCTGTCGGTGGCGAACCTGGACCGGCCGGCCGCGCAGCTGGACCCGCTGCTGGCGGTCATCGAGGACGGGATGAACTATCTCGCGGACACCGACCGCTGGGCCGTCAATCCGATCGGCGCGTTCGACCTGCTTCCCCCACGGACCGCGCGCGCCATGCGAGCGGTGAAGGAACGGTCGGCGCAGTCCGCGGGGATGCGCGTCAACGTGGCCGTGGGGTACGGCGGGCGGCAGGAACTCGTGGACGCTGTCCGCCGATCCGTGGCCGAGCTGGCGGCACGCGGTCTCGGGGCCGAGGAGATCGCCGGGGCTCTGGACGAGCAGGCCATAGCGCGGCACCTGTACACGAGCGGGCAGCCGGATCCGGATCTGGTGATCCGGACCTCGGGTGCGCAACGCCTGTCCGGTTTCATGCCCTGGCAGGGCTTCCAGAGCGAGCTGTACTTCTGCTCCGCTCTGTGGCCGGATCTGACGCGCGATGACTTCGATGCCGCGCTCGAGTCCTACCGGCTGCGTTCACGTACCCGCGGGGTCTGA
- a CDS encoding plasmid pRiA4b ORF-3 family protein, with protein sequence MSNTRRVKPPTPSRTAPETSVHTIKVALSGSRPPIWRRLQVPSSTDLRRLHDLIQAAFGWEDYHMWVFETGGQRYGVTDRELGIRSATAMRLDQIAPGVGARFGYTYDFGDNWEHDILVEAVGDAEPGVSYPRCHTGRRAGPPEDCGGIWGYEYLVEVLADPGHEEHRERLEWLGLDSADRFDPAAFDPAEINTALAGYTTVLARD encoded by the coding sequence ATGTCGAACACCAGGCGCGTGAAGCCGCCCACCCCCTCCCGGACGGCCCCGGAAACGTCCGTCCACACGATCAAGGTCGCCCTGTCCGGCTCCCGGCCCCCGATCTGGCGTCGCCTGCAGGTGCCGTCGAGCACGGACCTGCGGCGGCTGCACGACCTGATCCAGGCCGCGTTCGGGTGGGAGGACTACCACATGTGGGTCTTCGAGACCGGTGGGCAACGGTACGGCGTCACCGATCGGGAACTGGGGATCCGCAGTGCGACGGCGATGCGCCTCGACCAGATCGCACCCGGCGTCGGCGCGCGGTTCGGCTACACCTACGACTTCGGCGACAACTGGGAGCACGACATCCTCGTCGAGGCCGTCGGCGACGCCGAACCCGGCGTCTCCTACCCGCGCTGCCACACCGGCCGGCGGGCCGGCCCGCCCGAGGACTGCGGCGGGATCTGGGGATACGAGTACCTCGTCGAGGTTCTCGCCGACCCCGGCCACGAAGAACACCGGGAACGCCTCGAATGGCTCGGCCTCGACTCGGCCGACCGGTTCGACCCCGCCGCATTCGACCCGGCCGAGATCAACACCGCCCTGGCCGGCTACACGACCGTCCTCGCCCGCGACTGA
- a CDS encoding avidin/streptavidin family protein: MMVVFGGEWFNELGSCLELATDGSGVLSGSFAPGVGPAGRRALVGRYDTCSTGAGAVLGWTVAWSSGRGESASVTSWSGQYLPEEERIVAHWLFTTATGVEDAWRATAIGQDVFWRRPSDTAP; this comes from the coding sequence ATGATGGTGGTGTTCGGTGGGGAGTGGTTCAACGAGTTGGGGTCCTGTCTGGAGCTGGCGACGGATGGGTCGGGTGTCTTGTCGGGGAGCTTCGCGCCGGGGGTGGGTCCGGCTGGGCGGCGGGCGCTGGTGGGCCGCTATGACACCTGCTCCACGGGTGCGGGTGCGGTGCTGGGTTGGACGGTCGCCTGGTCGAGTGGACGCGGGGAGAGTGCTTCGGTGACCAGTTGGAGTGGACAGTATCTGCCGGAGGAGGAGCGGATCGTCGCGCACTGGCTGTTCACCACCGCGACCGGCGTCGAGGATGCGTGGAGGGCGACTGCGATCGGTCAGGACGTGTTCTGGCGCAGGCCGTCCGACACCGCGCCCTGA
- a CDS encoding XRE family transcriptional regulator, producing MCSLEPDRLATALGGKQVDSELVDWLEDASTRLAALPTEQRQHTAKLMDAQLDTVTDLLEHGHYTEPVGRRLHLLAASLASTCGWHRFDQGQHFAAGRLWNGALTNAHAARDRDLGAGVLSDFAYRSIRLTQPGAAVEPLSQALVRTRHRTARSLLHLRRARAHAALGAAADCHRDLAAAEAALMTDSPDAAPAWCRWMSTADLAVDSGQCMPDLGRTDEAHARIDEGMSLLPRSRDKTRGIFLTYEARSLLRAREVEQALAVANQSLDLATRIGAERCVTLIRELAPAFKPYRQVDGVTDVMDRLKAAPLAS from the coding sequence TTGTGCTCCCTCGAACCCGACCGGCTCGCCACCGCCCTGGGCGGCAAGCAGGTCGACTCCGAGCTGGTCGACTGGCTGGAGGACGCCAGCACCAGGCTCGCCGCCCTGCCCACCGAACAACGCCAGCACACCGCCAAGCTGATGGACGCCCAGCTGGACACCGTGACCGACCTGCTGGAACACGGCCACTACACCGAACCCGTTGGCCGGCGGCTCCACCTGCTGGCCGCCTCCCTGGCCAGCACCTGCGGTTGGCACCGCTTCGACCAGGGCCAACACTTCGCGGCGGGCAGGCTCTGGAACGGGGCCCTCACCAACGCGCACGCCGCCCGCGACCGCGACCTCGGCGCCGGCGTCCTCTCCGACTTCGCCTACCGGTCGATCCGGCTCACCCAGCCCGGTGCCGCCGTCGAACCGCTCAGCCAGGCCCTCGTCCGCACCCGGCACCGCACCGCCCGCTCCCTTCTCCACCTCCGCCGGGCCCGCGCCCACGCCGCCCTCGGCGCCGCCGCCGACTGCCACCGCGACCTGGCCGCCGCCGAGGCCGCCCTGATGACCGACAGCCCCGACGCGGCCCCGGCCTGGTGCCGGTGGATGAGCACGGCGGACCTGGCCGTCGACTCCGGTCAGTGCATGCCCGACCTCGGCCGCACCGACGAGGCCCACGCGCGCATCGACGAGGGCATGAGCCTGCTGCCGCGCTCCCGCGACAAGACCCGCGGGATCTTCCTGACCTATGAGGCCCGCAGCCTGCTGCGGGCACGCGAGGTCGAGCAGGCCCTCGCCGTCGCGAACCAGTCCCTCGACCTCGCCACGCGGATCGGCGCCGAGCGGTGCGTCACCCTGATTCGCGAGCTCGCCCCGGCATTCAAGCCCTACCGGCAGGTCGACGGCGTCACCGACGTCATGGACCGCCTCAAGGCCGCCCCGCTCGCGTCGTAG
- a CDS encoding FAD-binding oxidoreductase: MTQPADQAVNSLSDRIRGEVLGPEHAEYDTARSVANGAIDHRPALIVRCAGPEDVAVALGFARDEHLEVSVRCGGHNPAGTAVCPDGLVVDLTPMNSVDVDAEARTARCGGGATLAQLDAATQSHGLAVPAGTISHTGIGGLTLGGGMGWLTSEYGLTVDNLLGAEVVLANGTLVHASAEENPDLFWALRGGGGNFGVVTTFEFGLHPVGPEVHVGLFFWDMSVGREALELVRGVVRELPARHNALVGIGLNAPPEPFVPAEHQGKLGHALILAGFGSAEEHARAAAMLDDGPPRLFEMRTPMPYTGLQSMLDDASPYGILDYEKGLPLAELDDEVIGLLNDYLRRKTSPLTFCPTFRLDGAFTEVAEDATAYGGSREAGYMLSLTALSFDPEELVADTAWARALWTELLPHAVRPAGYVNFMAEVEQDRVRAAYGPEKYQRLARIKAKYDPENVFHRNANIIPALA; encoded by the coding sequence ATGACGCAACCCGCCGATCAGGCCGTCAACTCGCTCAGTGACCGGATCAGGGGTGAGGTCCTGGGGCCGGAGCACGCCGAGTACGACACCGCCCGCTCCGTTGCCAACGGGGCGATCGACCACCGTCCCGCGCTGATCGTGCGTTGCGCGGGCCCCGAGGACGTGGCCGTCGCGCTGGGTTTCGCCCGTGACGAGCACCTGGAAGTGTCCGTCCGCTGCGGGGGCCACAACCCGGCGGGCACCGCCGTGTGCCCCGACGGCCTGGTCGTCGACCTGACGCCGATGAACAGCGTCGATGTCGACGCGGAGGCCCGTACCGCCCGCTGCGGGGGTGGCGCGACCCTCGCCCAGCTGGACGCCGCGACCCAGTCGCACGGCCTCGCCGTGCCGGCGGGCACGATCAGCCACACCGGTATCGGCGGCCTCACCCTGGGTGGCGGCATGGGCTGGCTCACCTCCGAGTACGGGCTGACGGTCGACAACCTGCTGGGTGCGGAGGTGGTGCTGGCCAACGGCACGCTGGTGCACGCCTCGGCGGAGGAGAACCCCGACCTGTTCTGGGCGCTGCGTGGCGGCGGCGGGAACTTCGGGGTGGTGACGACCTTCGAGTTCGGCCTGCACCCGGTCGGCCCCGAGGTGCACGTGGGACTCTTCTTCTGGGACATGTCCGTCGGCCGGGAGGCGCTGGAGCTGGTCCGCGGTGTGGTGCGGGAGCTGCCGGCGCGGCACAACGCGCTGGTCGGCATCGGGCTGAACGCGCCGCCCGAGCCGTTCGTGCCGGCCGAGCACCAGGGCAAGCTCGGCCACGCGCTGATCCTCGCCGGCTTCGGCAGTGCGGAGGAGCACGCCCGGGCAGCCGCGATGCTGGACGACGGACCGCCGAGGCTCTTCGAGATGCGTACGCCGATGCCGTACACGGGCCTGCAGAGCATGCTCGACGACGCCTCGCCGTACGGGATCCTCGACTACGAGAAGGGCCTGCCCCTGGCGGAGCTGGACGACGAGGTGATCGGACTGCTCAACGACTACCTGCGGCGCAAGACCTCGCCGCTGACGTTCTGCCCGACCTTCCGGCTGGACGGCGCCTTCACCGAGGTGGCGGAGGACGCCACGGCGTACGGCGGCTCGCGCGAAGCCGGGTACATGCTGAGCCTCACCGCGCTGAGCTTCGACCCGGAGGAGCTGGTGGCCGACACCGCCTGGGCCCGGGCGTTGTGGACCGAGCTGCTGCCGCACGCCGTGCGCCCCGCCGGCTACGTCAACTTCATGGCCGAGGTCGAGCAGGACCGCGTCCGGGCGGCGTACGGGCCGGAGAAGTACCAGCGGCTGGCCCGGATCAAGGCGAAGTACGACCCGGAGAACGTCTTCCACCGCAACGCCAACATCATCCCCGCCCTTGCCTGA
- a CDS encoding MFS transporter, with protein MTTPAPNAAASPAPTGGIRLGLRANLAQFSLLVAVNALVGGMLGQERTVLPLLADQTFHLSAYTAALTYIVAFGATKAVTNFFAGTLSDRYGRKPVLVAGWIIALPVPLLLIWAPTWGWVVFANVLLGVNQGLTWSTTVIMKIDLVGPARRGLAMGFNEAAGYGALAATAMGTGAIAAHWGLRPEPFLLGIAYAALGLGLSAFAVRETRDHARAEAALHRAPADPDHHGELTTGQIARTTSLTDKALSSASWAGMVNNLNDALAWGIFPLLYAAHGLSIARIGLLAALYPAVWGVGQILTGWWSDRIGRKHLITAGMLLQAAAIGLVAAGTTFPVWATAQVLLGAGTALVYPTLLAVIGDVAHPAWRARAVGVYRLWRDGGFAVGALLAGALADAWGLTTAIWAVAALTAAAGVMVAVRLYETHAPPSTP; from the coding sequence GTGACCACCCCCGCACCCAACGCGGCCGCGAGCCCGGCCCCCACCGGCGGGATCCGGCTCGGACTGCGCGCCAACCTCGCCCAGTTCTCCCTCCTCGTCGCGGTCAACGCCCTGGTCGGCGGCATGCTCGGCCAGGAACGCACCGTCCTGCCGCTGCTCGCAGACCAGACCTTCCACCTCTCCGCGTACACCGCCGCACTCACCTACATCGTGGCGTTCGGCGCGACCAAGGCCGTCACGAACTTCTTCGCCGGCACCCTGTCCGACCGCTACGGCCGCAAGCCCGTCCTGGTCGCCGGCTGGATCATCGCGCTGCCGGTGCCGCTGCTGCTGATCTGGGCCCCCACCTGGGGCTGGGTCGTCTTCGCCAACGTGCTGCTCGGCGTCAACCAGGGCCTGACCTGGTCGACCACCGTCATCATGAAGATCGACCTCGTCGGCCCCGCCCGCCGCGGGCTCGCCATGGGCTTCAACGAGGCCGCCGGCTACGGGGCACTCGCCGCCACTGCCATGGGCACCGGCGCCATCGCCGCCCACTGGGGGCTGCGGCCCGAGCCGTTCCTCCTCGGCATCGCCTACGCCGCCCTCGGCCTGGGCCTGTCCGCCTTCGCCGTCCGCGAGACCCGCGACCACGCCCGCGCCGAAGCCGCCCTCCACCGTGCCCCGGCCGATCCCGACCACCACGGCGAACTGACCACCGGCCAGATCGCCCGCACCACCAGCCTCACCGACAAGGCCCTTTCCTCCGCCAGCTGGGCCGGGATGGTCAACAACCTCAACGACGCCCTCGCCTGGGGCATCTTCCCCCTCCTGTACGCCGCCCACGGCCTGTCCATCGCCCGGATCGGCCTCCTCGCCGCCCTCTACCCCGCCGTCTGGGGCGTCGGTCAGATCCTGACCGGCTGGTGGTCCGACCGGATCGGCCGCAAGCACCTGATCACCGCCGGCATGCTGCTGCAGGCCGCCGCCATCGGCCTGGTCGCCGCCGGCACCACCTTCCCGGTCTGGGCGACCGCGCAGGTCCTGCTCGGCGCCGGCACCGCGCTGGTCTACCCGACCCTGCTCGCCGTCATCGGCGACGTCGCCCACCCCGCCTGGCGGGCCCGCGCGGTGGGCGTCTACCGGCTCTGGCGCGACGGCGGCTTCGCCGTCGGCGCCCTCCTCGCTGGAGCCCTCGCCGACGCCTGGGGCCTGACCACCGCCATCTGGGCCGTCGCCGCCCTCACCGCCGCAGCGGGCGTCATGGTCGCGGTTCGTCTGTACGAGACCCACGCGCCGCCGAGCACCCCGTAG
- a CDS encoding rhodanese-like domain-containing protein produces the protein MRSLLADGAHLVDAQLVAEFAAGHIPGALSNPLRPAFATWLGWLLPDDAPLVFVLGPGQDPSELDWQAAKIGYDRLAGHLAGGINASRVEGGPVETIDLIAAEKIGTRPVLDVRQDSEFAAGHIPGATHTELGDLATAGRTLEDGAVVMCGHGERAMTAASLLARHGTRDLAVLVGGAQDWTNATGRPLEDSQ, from the coding sequence GTGCGCAGCCTGCTGGCCGACGGCGCGCATCTGGTCGACGCCCAGCTGGTCGCCGAGTTCGCCGCCGGACACATCCCGGGTGCCCTCTCCAACCCGCTGCGGCCGGCTTTCGCGACCTGGCTCGGCTGGCTGCTGCCCGACGACGCCCCGCTCGTCTTCGTCCTCGGCCCCGGCCAGGATCCGTCCGAACTCGACTGGCAGGCCGCGAAGATCGGCTACGACCGGCTCGCCGGACACCTGGCGGGCGGCATCAACGCCTCGCGCGTCGAGGGCGGCCCGGTCGAGACGATCGACCTGATAGCGGCCGAGAAGATCGGCACCCGGCCGGTGCTGGACGTCCGCCAAGACTCCGAATTCGCCGCCGGGCACATCCCCGGCGCCACCCACACCGAGCTCGGCGACCTCGCCACCGCCGGCCGTACCTTGGAGGACGGTGCCGTGGTGATGTGCGGGCACGGCGAACGCGCGATGACCGCCGCCAGCCTCCTCGCCCGCCACGGCACCCGCGACCTCGCCGTGCTGGTCGGCGGCGCCCAGGACTGGACGAACGCGACCGGCCGCCCCCTGGAGGACAGCCAGTGA
- a CDS encoding DUF1326 domain-containing protein, whose product MAGDWFDTCKCAIPCTFAQPPTSGDCEDIMAWRIREGVVTRPTSTASARSTAVAPPC is encoded by the coding sequence CTGGCCGGCGACTGGTTCGACACGTGCAAGTGCGCCATCCCCTGCACCTTCGCCCAGCCGCCCACCTCCGGCGACTGCGAGGACATCATGGCCTGGCGCATACGCGAGGGCGTGGTTACCCGGCCTACTTCGACCGCCTCGGCGAGATCAACCGCCGTGGCCCCGCCCTGCTGA
- a CDS encoding DUF3105 domain-containing protein, which translates to MAAAPKEPSGGRHAKIEALRREERRHERRRRIIIWSTAGILAAALAGGGVWAASTAKDDGAKPESTAIAGVQTFGQLSQTHVQTPVTYSQTPPVGGDHNPVWLNCMGDVYTKPVPNENAVHSLEHGAVWISYNDKATPADVDTLSAKVKGGHHVFMSPYPTQPGTITLTAWSTQLTVDSASDPRVNAFLTQYVLGPQTPEPGAACTGGLTP; encoded by the coding sequence GTGGCTGCTGCTCCCAAGGAGCCGTCCGGTGGGCGGCATGCCAAGATCGAAGCCCTGCGCCGCGAGGAACGGCGCCATGAGCGCCGCCGCCGGATCATCATCTGGTCGACTGCAGGCATCCTGGCCGCCGCGTTGGCAGGTGGAGGCGTCTGGGCAGCCAGCACCGCCAAGGACGACGGCGCGAAACCCGAGAGCACCGCGATCGCCGGGGTCCAGACCTTCGGGCAGCTCAGCCAGACTCACGTCCAGACTCCGGTCACCTACTCGCAGACCCCGCCCGTCGGAGGCGACCACAACCCGGTCTGGCTCAACTGCATGGGCGACGTCTACACCAAGCCCGTCCCGAACGAGAACGCCGTCCACTCCCTGGAGCACGGCGCAGTCTGGATCAGCTACAACGACAAGGCCACTCCCGCTGACGTCGACACGCTCTCAGCCAAGGTGAAGGGCGGGCACCACGTCTTCATGAGCCCCTATCCCACCCAGCCCGGGACCATCACCCTCACCGCCTGGAGCACCCAGCTGACCGTGGACAGCGCGAGCGACCCCCGCGTCAATGCCTTCCTCACCCAGTACGTCCTCGGCCCGCAAACCCCTGAACCCGGCGCGGCGTGCACCGGCGGACTCACCCCGTAG